The DNA window AAACATGGTATAGGTAAGCTACTAGTGCCTAGGGAAGCTCTAACTTATCGAAATCTCCTAGCGGCCTTACTAAAGCAGCTACTTAGAGATAAATATTTTACCGTAGCTTTTTTAAGAGTAATTTTTAAGGTCATTTAAAAGGCACTGACACCTCTTAATGATTAGATTTTGAAGCTAACAGTTCTTGCTACTTAGGTTCGACCCTTATGATAGCTTCATTTCTCCTAAGAAACGGAATGGCGAATGGCGGGTCATAGCCAAGAAAAGATGCTACCGAGACCGTCTTCCACCTTGAGCCATTAAGGATTTTTTGCAATCGATCACTTGCGCTTAGAAAGCGTGCTTCAGAATTTGAGCCAGAATAAGTAATCGCCGCAAATATTTCTTCTGGTAAGCTAATAATTTTTACCCGCGGGTCATTGGGTTTAGGTGCACTGTCAACGCTAAACGAGCGTGGTAAAAAGAATTGCATATTAACTCCGCTGTAACCTGACTTGGAAGTTTCAACGGGTGAGGTCATCGCAATCTTTGTTGATACATTATCAACCTGTACAGGTGTCGTCATTGCGACCTTGTCGCTGGAGCTATTTTCACCAGAGATATAGCGAAAGAGGAGCATGAACGCCTCATTTTTATTATTCATGTTGTTCACCACTGCCACTACGCGTGCAGGGTACTGTCTGACCTCTACATTCTCAATTTTATCTATAACCTTATAATTGAGCTGCTCGTACCCACTTCGAATCCCAAATACTGAGCAGCCTGGTAAAATAGTCATTATGAATGCAAAACAGGAAATAATTAATGAACATCGCCTCATTTTATGATGATAATATACAGTAATCGCGAGCACAAATACCTAAAGGATAGGAAGGCCGACTCACTTTTGGCAAGTATTTGCTTTGAGTTACACAGAGCTTCCCATGAAGATTTTGTAGGGCTCGGTCATAACCGCCGTAAGATTAAGATCATTCAAGATGATTGGTATAAGATGATTGGTATAAGATGATTGGTACACTGCTGCTTCTGGTCCACGACGATTCCGATTTTCCAGAACTTTCGGGCTCCTTATGGGCTCTGTTACCATGTTACTAGCGCAGATCAGCTACTTGTGGAAAGTTAATTGATCTTCCTATCCTCAGTTCTGGCTCCCATAGTCAAAAAGTTTAAGGTTAATCACATGACAATCACAGAAACAGGGGCTCGATACCTTTCAGGAATATTCACGAACCACGTAACTAAACGAAATGTTCGTGCCTTCGAGGTATTTGTTATCAGGGTTGCAGTATTGTTTTTTATCGGTCACCTAGCGCTCATATTCCTTTTGAATAATATACCTGCGCTATACAGTGGGAGATCTTTTAATTACCTCAAGGCGATTTATACCCCCTTCAGCTTTATTCTCGTCTACGAGGTTTTTCTTCTGGTTATTATCCTACCGGAATCGATGACCGAGTTCATCGGAAAACAGTTTGAAATTATTACTCTAATAACTCTTAGAAGCTTTTTTCACGACGTAGCCGACGTTCATATGCATACAATTCTGAGGCTCTCTGACCCCGCTATAATAGCACTTGGCTACGATTTAATCGCCTCGCTCAGCATGTTTGCACTAACCGTTACCTTCCATCGACTACACTCACGACACCGAAGCGATGTTAATCATACGCTTAAGCAGTTAATAAACTTAAAGAAATCTGTGTCTGTGTGCCTACTCATCCTTCTCGCGTTCACGAGCTTGTATAATCTCCAGAGCTGGGTCTTTCACGCTATCCCTGCCCTAGTTAATCACACGGAGTTCCCAAATCCTAATTCATTTTTCTATACAGATTTCTTTGCGGTGATGATTTTCGCCGACGTTCTCCTGTTAATCATATCGTTTCTGTATGATTCTTCTTTTTATAGCGTTATTCGTAATGCGAGCTTCATCATCTCAACGGTCCTTCTTCGTCTTTCGCTCAGCATGGAGCGCCCAATGAATCATCTTGTCATCATAGTCGCCTTCGTTTTCTCGATAGCAGTAATGACTACGCTTCAATTCAGGCACAAAGTCTATACGGAGTGATCTTCTAGGCAGTGATCGTAAAGCGAGGCTATACTCTTCTATAAAGCGTCCTGGATTCCTTCTTTGCTTAACTTAGCTGAGTGCAATTTCAACCCCGCACGCCTGAGAGCTCACATAATAGAAATAAGCATTGGTATGATTCGAGTCACAACTCTGCCTAGAAAGTGCCCACCGTATTTCAGCTTTAAATATGGATAATTAAACAATGTTAATATCATAAGAGGTCATAGCAATAAGATTTAATTCCAGTGATTAGCCTACGAGGCACAGCTAGTACTCTTAAAAACAAAACAAATATCATGTCCAACTACCTGTTATGACATTTAAACCCCATAATCAACGCGAAAGCTCGCCAGCCTAACGCCATGCTATTAAGTAGAACAAGACCGAATGCCTATTTTTAGCTCTAGCTAGATGCTGCGGTGTTGGACTATTCGAAGACTACGGTAGCTGTTGTCTACTGGTAGCCCGTCTAAAAAATAGGCTAAAATTGAATAGTTAATATACTTAAATATGGTCGTTAAATTATGGAAATGATAAATTTAGAGCAGTTTGAGCTTGTATCCAATGCATTCTCATTTGCTATAGCAGTAATGGGAGCAGCAACGGTATTTCTTTTCTTAGGACGCTCGCAGGTTGCTCCTAAATACAAAACGGCAGTTACAATCAGCGGTATTGTTACCCTAATTGCTTTCTACCACTACTGGAGAATCTTTGATTCTTGGCAGGCTGCATACACAGTGACTTCTACTGGTGTTACAGCAACTGTAACCAAGTTCAACGATGCTTACCGCTACGTTGACTGGCTCCTCACAGTTCCGCTTCTTCTTCTTGAGCTCATCCTTGTGATGGGACTTTCCCGTGAAGAGACGGTTTCTAAAGGCAAGGCACTAGCTACGGCTGCGGTTGCTATGGTTCTTCTTGGATATCCAGGAGAGATCAGCAACATTACCGGTGAACGTTGGAAGTGGTGGTTTCTTGCGATGATACCTTTTGTATACATCGTGATTAAGCTGTTTTCGGGCCTTACAAAAGCGATCAACTCACAGCCTGAGTCTGTTCGTCAGATGGTAAGCGATGCTCGTACCCTGACTGTCCTGTCATGGTGCTTCTACCCAGTTGTATTCATCCTACCAATGCTAGGAGTTGGTGGACCTGAGTCAACAACGTACGTACAGGTTGGATATACAATCGCTGACATAGTAGCTAAGGCGCTATTCGGTGTATTTATATTCGCTGTAGCGGTTCGTAAGTCTGAGTCCAACGCGTAAGCGAGAGACAAAGACCAAAAAGAACCTTAAAAGCAGCGTCGAAAGACGCTGCTTTTTTTTTAGCCTTGTATGCATTACCTCGGCTGAAATACCGTACCAACAAGCACCGTTTGCTGATAGCGTTCTAATATGAAAGCGGTAGTTGTTGGAACAGGAGTAGGGGCACTAGCGAGCGCTTTGCGCCTCCGGGCTATGGGGCTAGATGTTGACGTTCTTGAGGCGTGCCCCGATGCCGGAGGACGAGCCCGAACGTTCAATTTTCACGGACACTCATTTGATGCTGGGCCGACAGTAATCACAGCACCGTGGCTCTTTGATGAGCTATTTGAACTATTCGGAGAGCGGCGGTTCGAATACGTTGAATTTCTTCCCTGTGATCCTTGGTATCGACTCTCTTTCTCAGATGGAAGTTCTCTTGACCTTGTTCCCGATCCGATTAGGCAGATGGATGAAATCTCACGGCTATGTCCCGCCGACGCGCAGTTATATCCATCTTTTCTCAAGCATAGTGAGGAGTTTTACCGTATAGGATACGAGCAACTTGGAGTAGCGGACTTTACCTCATTTTGGTCTATGGTTAAGGCGGTGCCTCATCTTGCTAGGCTTGGTGGATTTACTAGCCTATGGCGGCATACCGCGAAATATTTCCAAGATCGAAGGGTGCGACAAGCCTTTTCTCTACAACCACTACTAGTCGGGGGGAACCCCCTGAATACTACAGCGATCTATGGATTGATTCATGCCATGGAAAGGAAGGGAGGAATATGGTTTGCCAAGGGGGGGACTTCAAAACTGATTGAGGCGCTAGTGTCCCTTGCTAAGCGGCATGGTGTGAGGTTTCATTTTGATAGCACAGTTAACGAATTTGAAACTGATAGGGCCAAAAAGCTTGTAGGAATGAGATACCGCCAGGGTGATAAACAATATTCATTGAAATGTGACCTTGGCGTCTGGGGAGGCGATGCCCAGGTGGGATATAGGACTCTTGGGCCAGAGCGCCTCTCGCTTTTTGAGAAGATGAGATTAAAAACTGTCTCCTCATCTATGGGCCTATATGTCCTCTATTTTAAAACCTCTAAGCGATATCCAGATGTAAAGCACCACACTATGGTGCTCTCAGAACGGTGGGAATCTTTACTCAAGGATATATTTAGAGGGGAAAAACTACCATCAGATCCGAGCTTGTACCTACATAGGCCAGTCGCTACGGATCCGAGTATTGCGCTTGAGGATGGTGAGCTATTCTACGTACTAGCGCCGGTCCCACACCTTGGAAACTTCTCTTCGTGGGAGACAGCAGAAGAACTCTTCCGCGCAAAAGTTCTGAGTATCCTTGAGGAACGGGTACTTCCGGAGCTTTGCGACTCACTTGTTTTTGCGGAATCGGTTGATCCGCGATACTTTAAAAAAGCTCTCTTGAGCCCGCTCGGTGCCGGATTTTCTATCGCGCCTACCTTAAGTCAGTCAGCCTGGCTGCGATTCCATAATCGGGCAGACAAGGTAAAGAATCTTTATTTCTGCGGAGCTGGGGTTCACCCCGGCGGAGGCTTACCCGGTGTAGCAACCTCGGCTAAAGTTATTGAGTCCCTTGTGAGGCAGGATTATCCAGGTATATGTGCTTCTCAGCTTGTGGAAGATCGTGTATCGCAAGGAGCGCTCGCATGAACGATGATTTGCGTCTGATGACGCGCGCAGGAAAGACTTTTTATTTTGCGACATTATGGCTCAGTCCGGAAGCTAGAAATGATGCCGCTACTGCATACAGCTTTTGTCGAAAGATTGACGATATCGCAGATGGAGGTCTTCCCTCAGATGAGCGGGATGAATATCTATCTAGTGTGACTCGTGCCGTAAGCTCAATGGACAGAACTTTTTCTGGTATAGAGCGGCTACTCTCTCTGATTCAGAGATTCCCAGATATTAAAGAGCCGATCATTTCGCTTGTGGATGCGTGTCGAGAAGATACCACGGGGCTTGTTATTAAAACGCAGGACGATTTAGCGAAGTATTCCTACGGAGTCGCTGGAAATGTTGGATTGATAATGTATCCAATTCTAGGAGGACGAGTTGCAGAAGGGCGCGCACATGCTTCAGATCTCGGTATTGCGATGCAGTACACAAACATAGCGCGCGATGTCTTTGAGGACCTCAGAAGAGGAAGGGTATATCTTCCAAGTGATTGGCTTGATGGGATAGATCCACAGAGCCTACTTGTTGGAGACTCTAAAGTTGAGCAGGTTATCTTGGCAGCCGTCAGGCAACTTTTAGACACAGCACAATCGCATTACCAACGCGGTCTTGCAGGTATTCATTTCCTCGCGCCCCGCTCTCGATACTCCATTAAGGTTGCCGCTAGGTGTTATGGAGCGATAGGAGACAGAATTATTAGAGGGGGACTTTTATCGCGTAAGCGATCTGTGGTTCCTTTATACAAGAAGGGGCTCCTAGCGTGTCAAGTATTGATGAAGGATTTGAGTACTCCGCGTCTAACTATTTCTGAAAAGTAAAACGTGGTGCAATCGATAGGCATTCGCGGGGCTGGTGTTGCGGGATTGAGTTTAGCTCGTGAGATCCTTCGCTCGTCAAAAAACTGCACAGTGTGTCTCTTTGATAGAAGGCCTAGGCTTCCACATCCTCAGAGAACGTTCTGCTTCTTTGCTTCCACCAAAGAGGCCCTACCGGTCGAGCCATATAAGAGATGGAAGAATGTTCGTTTTAGAGGGCAACATTTCGATCGCTGCATAGAGACGGCATCTACTCCATATGCTCTCGTGCGAGGAGAAGATTTCTTTGACAGCACTCTTGAAGAGCTTGAGGGGCGAGGAGCTTGTTTCTCTTGGGAATGTGGACATGTCGATATTGAAGGCAATTCAATACGCACTAATAGTGTGTGGCAGTCGTTTGGAGGACTATGGATACAAACGGCAGCAGATTCCTTCGATCCATCAACGGCACTCCTCATGGACATCTTGCCGAGTAGCGAGAGTTGTCCCATCTCTTTTATGTATGTGCTTCCGATTTCAACAACAGAAGCATTGGTAGAGCATACAACCTTCAGTACTCATCAGATGCCATCTGAATGGCATCTCTCATTGTGCTATGAGTGGATTCAATCTCATGTTCATAGCCAGTATGAAATTATCTCCCGTGAGTCGGGGCTAATACCTATGGGGCTTGAGCGCCCAGTTGCGACAGAGAATGTTGTTATAGGCAGCGCTGGCGGGGCGATTAGGGCTGCTACTGGATACGCGTTTCTTAATATCCAAAAACAGGCACGCGAACTCGCAAGAGTTTTAGTAGAAGGAGGAGGGGGTGATATGCCGCGAATCTGCGATGGGCCTCCCAGGTGGTATGCAACAGCGGACGCGCTCTTTCTAAAGGCCCTGGCCACGGCACCTCTTAAAGGTAGCCTGTTAATGGGCCGATTGCTCGAGAAGGCTCCCGCACAGCCACTGCTTCGGTTTCTTGCGGGAGACGCAAAGATCGTTGAGGGCTTGAGAGTAATGTCATCTGCTCCTAAGATGATGATGATAAAGGCATTGCTATCAGTATGAGTTTCGGCACAATTCTAGTTTCTGGCCTCGCTATACTACTTGCACTAGCCACCGCGATTGAGTCGTCGGTAGGCGAGTGGCTTGCTCTTAGTTTAATTATCCTCGCGGGAATCCCCCACGGCTCCTTTGACCTGCGGCTCGCTGAGGCGAAGTGGAGGG is part of the Pseudomonadota bacterium genome and encodes:
- a CDS encoding heme-binding protein — translated: MTILPGCSVFGIRSGYEQLNYKVIDKIENVEVRQYPARVVAVVNNMNNKNEAFMLLFRYISGENSSSDKVAMTTPVQVDNVSTKIAMTSPVETSKSGYSGVNMQFFLPRSFSVDSAPKPNDPRVKIISLPEEIFAAITYSGSNSEARFLSASDRLQKILNGSRWKTVSVASFLGYDPPFAIPFLRRNEAIIRVEPK
- the crtI gene encoding phytoene desaturase family protein, coding for MKAVVVGTGVGALASALRLRAMGLDVDVLEACPDAGGRARTFNFHGHSFDAGPTVITAPWLFDELFELFGERRFEYVEFLPCDPWYRLSFSDGSSLDLVPDPIRQMDEISRLCPADAQLYPSFLKHSEEFYRIGYEQLGVADFTSFWSMVKAVPHLARLGGFTSLWRHTAKYFQDRRVRQAFSLQPLLVGGNPLNTTAIYGLIHAMERKGGIWFAKGGTSKLIEALVSLAKRHGVRFHFDSTVNEFETDRAKKLVGMRYRQGDKQYSLKCDLGVWGGDAQVGYRTLGPERLSLFEKMRLKTVSSSMGLYVLYFKTSKRYPDVKHHTMVLSERWESLLKDIFRGEKLPSDPSLYLHRPVATDPSIALEDGELFYVLAPVPHLGNFSSWETAEELFRAKVLSILEERVLPELCDSLVFAESVDPRYFKKALLSPLGAGFSIAPTLSQSAWLRFHNRADKVKNLYFCGAGVHPGGGLPGVATSAKVIESLVRQDYPGICASQLVEDRVSQGALA
- a CDS encoding bacteriorhodopsin-like; amino-acid sequence: MEMINLEQFELVSNAFSFAIAVMGAATVFLFLGRSQVAPKYKTAVTISGIVTLIAFYHYWRIFDSWQAAYTVTSTGVTATVTKFNDAYRYVDWLLTVPLLLLELILVMGLSREETVSKGKALATAAVAMVLLGYPGEISNITGERWKWWFLAMIPFVYIVIKLFSGLTKAINSQPESVRQMVSDARTLTVLSWCFYPVVFILPMLGVGGPESTTYVQVGYTIADIVAKALFGVFIFAVAVRKSESNA
- a CDS encoding lycopene cyclase family protein encodes the protein MVQSIGIRGAGVAGLSLAREILRSSKNCTVCLFDRRPRLPHPQRTFCFFASTKEALPVEPYKRWKNVRFRGQHFDRCIETASTPYALVRGEDFFDSTLEELEGRGACFSWECGHVDIEGNSIRTNSVWQSFGGLWIQTAADSFDPSTALLMDILPSSESCPISFMYVLPISTTEALVEHTTFSTHQMPSEWHLSLCYEWIQSHVHSQYEIISRESGLIPMGLERPVATENVVIGSAGGAIRAATGYAFLNIQKQARELARVLVEGGGGDMPRICDGPPRWYATADALFLKALATAPLKGSLLMGRLLEKAPAQPLLRFLAGDAKIVEGLRVMSSAPKMMMIKALLSV
- a CDS encoding phytoene/squalene synthase family protein; amino-acid sequence: MNDDLRLMTRAGKTFYFATLWLSPEARNDAATAYSFCRKIDDIADGGLPSDERDEYLSSVTRAVSSMDRTFSGIERLLSLIQRFPDIKEPIISLVDACREDTTGLVIKTQDDLAKYSYGVAGNVGLIMYPILGGRVAEGRAHASDLGIAMQYTNIARDVFEDLRRGRVYLPSDWLDGIDPQSLLVGDSKVEQVILAAVRQLLDTAQSHYQRGLAGIHFLAPRSRYSIKVAARCYGAIGDRIIRGGLLSRKRSVVPLYKKGLLACQVLMKDLSTPRLTISEK